A genomic stretch from Telopea speciosissima isolate NSW1024214 ecotype Mountain lineage chromosome 7, Tspe_v1, whole genome shotgun sequence includes:
- the LOC122667092 gene encoding protein NRT1/ PTR FAMILY 4.2-like: MVFLSNASNFVSYFKSSMHYPIAEAANMVTNFMGTSFLLTIFGGFISDSFIPRYWTFILFGTIELLGLAMLTFQAQYTRFQPALGRRPSISEAAMLYSGLYAMATGVGGVKAALPAHGADQLDHNNKRLMNTFFNWFFFSVAMGGILASSIMVWVEDNKGWKSSFKIGIVIFSIALCIFSVGLPFYRHRRPRGSSLSRIFKVAIATARNWKTPSQGMITENGFHGRSHNKFRFLNRAIMDNNISPNQIEETKTFLGLLPIFGSTIMMNCCLAQLQTFSVQQGILMDKKLFHNFEIPTPSLVVPPLIIMVSSIPLYEHLAGNLSKKFSKKRNPFEPLRRIGFGLVLASLAMAVAAIIEAKRRAAIVNDHITLKVYWLGFQFLFLAFSDFLTLGGMLEFFYSEAPDSMRSMCTALAWCSTSMGYFLSSALVSLTNSVTKSLGKEWLGGIDLNNNRLDLFYTFFCVLNSLNFFNYVYWAKRF, translated from the exons ATGGTGTTCTTATCAAATGCCTCAAACTTCGTTTCATATTTTAAGTCTTCGATGCATTATCCAATCGCAGAAGCTGCAAACATGGTCACAAATTTTATGGGAACCTCTTTCCTACTCACAATTTTTGGTGGTTTTATCTCAGACTCCTTCATTCCTAGGTATTGGACCTTCATCCTCTTTGGTACAATAGAGCTACTG GGACTAGCCATGCTTACATTCCAAGCTCAATACACAAGGTTCCAGCCAGCATTGGGAAGAAGGCCGTCCATATCCGAAGCAGCTATGCTTTACAGTGGACTCTATGCAATGGCCACCGGGGTGGGTGGGGTGAAGGCTGCATTGCCGGCACACGGTGCCGACCAGCTTGATCATAACAATAAGAGGCTCATGAATACCTTCTTCaattggttcttcttttctgtCGCTATGGGTGGCATACTAGCATCCTCTATTATGGTTTGGGTTGAAGATAACAAAGGGTGGAAATCAAGTTTCAAAATTGGGATCGTCATCTTCTCCATCGCACTCTGCATTTTTTCTGTTGGACTCCCATTTTACAGACATAGACGTCCAAGGGGGAGTTCACTAAGCAGGATTTttaag gTTGCTATAGCTACAGCACGGAACTGGAAAACACCATCCCAAGGGATGATTACTGAGAATGGCTTTCATGGGAGATCCCATAACAAGTTTAG GTTTCTAAACAGAGCCATAATGGATAACAATATCAGTccaaaccaaattgaagaaaccaagaCTTTCCTTGGCCTCCTTCCAATATTTGGAAGCACAATCATGATGAATTGCTGTCTAGCCCAACTTCAAACCTTCTCTGTGCAGCAAGGGATCCTCATGGACAAGAAATTGTTTCATAACTTCGAGATACCGACGCCATCCCTAGTGGTGCCTCCATTGATAATCATGGTTTCCTCTATCCCCTTATATGAGCATTTAGCAGGGAATTTATCTAAAAAGTTCTCTAAGAAGAGGAACCCATTCGAACCACTCCGGCGGATTGGTTTTGGGCTTGTGTTGGCATCCCTAGCAATGGCCGTGGCTGCTATAATAGAAGCCAAGAGACGTGCAGCAATTGTAAATGATCACATTACGCTTAAGGTCTACTGGCTTGGGTTCCAGTTCCTTTTCCTTGCTTTCTCCGATTTCCTCACACTTGGTGGGATGTTAGAGTTCTTCTACTCCGAGGCACCTGATAGCATGAGAAGTATGTGCACTGCATTGGCTTGGTGCTCCACCTCCATGGGGTATTTTCTTAGCTCTGCACTTGTCTCACTCACCAATTCTGTGACTAAATCGTTGGGCAAAGAGTGGTTGGGAGGGATTGATTTGAATAACAACCGTTTGGACCTGTTCTACACTTTTTTCTGTGTTCTCAATTCTCTCAATTTCTTTAACTATGTGTATTGGGCCAAACGGTTTTGA